The sequence below is a genomic window from Felis catus isolate Fca126 chromosome A2, F.catus_Fca126_mat1.0, whole genome shotgun sequence.
gagcttctgtaaacctgcttggcGTAATCACCCTTCCCCATTCTCAGGCACCGCATTCTGTTCGAACTAGATAGAAGACTAATATTGTAAACAACATGATTCAGCATTCAACTAGCTAGAGTCaacaagttatattttaaaattcttcaggaCTGTGTGATTGGTGCCCGcctcatatttttaaagacctaCAACACTGTGTGATTGGTGCCCGCCCTTTCAAACTGCCACCCTTTGCAACCCGAGTGGTCGATACAGCCTTTATGAGACATTCCCAAAGCTTGTTCGGGGCCAGACTTTCGGGACCTGTTGTATTTCCGTCTGGCCCGGCCGTAATAAACTTGTTTTGATCCTGTTTTTGCTGTCCGAAGTTCATAAGTGATCACGACCTGTTAGTGTCAGGCATTGGGCGGGGTAAAGATAGGAGTTAGAGTCAAAAAGAATTTTTGCAGTTTAAGGCTTTATTGGGAACTAAGGTTCCGGGCGAGGTTCCGTGACTCAAGGAgtgagaggagtcagggaagtcacCCCCCGGGTATGGTGGGGTAAGGTTTTTCAGCTGCAGCAGTTCCGGGTTTAGGTTCGGGTGGGTCTTTCTTTGGCGCCAGGTTGTGCTGGCGCTCGGTGATTGGTTGCCCTTCAGTTTCTTCCGGTGCGCTGGCGAGAGGGCTGTCCCCTTCCAGGGACCTCCTAACACGACCTACAACAAGGTGAGTCACACACTCTTCACAAATTTCAGTATCagcagatttttttgtgtgtgtgggaaaGGCAGTGTAGTCTAGAATTCTAAGTAGAGGACTGGGAGCCAGGTAGTAATGGTTTTTCTTTCTGGCCTTGATTCCATCTGTAAATTTTAGGAAGTCATTTGATGTCCCTCTATGGGAATCATCATTTTTGGTGTCAAAATAAGTTTGGTTGTCTCAAGGAACAGACACCAGAACGATGGCCAGAAAAAATTCCATTGAATCCACCCGCAATTCTGCAGTTTTTATAAGACTATCTGCATTTCCTGCTTGGatttaaaaagtctcttcaaacggtagattttattcagattttataattttcttcttaaccATATTTAACGGCATTTAAATCTCTAATCtgaatggaatttattttgacATGTAGTGTGTGATAGTGGATCCagtcacatttttttcctccagagaacATGGCTAATTGTTTTAGGACGACTTATCGATAAACCGTTTGGCATACGGAATTGGaattccatccttttttttttaatttttttttaatgtttttatttatttttgaaggagagagagagagacagagcatgagcgggaaaggagcagagagagagggagacacagaatcagaagcagcctccaggctctgagctgtcagcatagagcccgacacggggctcgaactcacggacggtgagttcatgacctgagccgaagtcggacgctcaaccgactgagccacccaggcgcccctggaattccatccttatttaaaaaacaattattataatttttttaatgtttatttattttagagagagaaagacagagcatgaatgggggaggggcagagagagagagagagagagagagagagagagagagagagagagaatctgaagcaggctccaggctccaggctctagctgtcagcatggagtccaacgcgaggctcgaactcacaaactgtgcgatcatgacctgagccagaagtcgGACACATTGGTTTCGAGAACTCTTGTGTACtactaatatattaatatatttatgtatgtgcgTTACACGCTCTTGATTGTGATAgctttatatgttttaatatgtCATGGTAAATATATAATGTTAGGTAATATTTGTTGTTATGTTATGCAGTAGGTGTTCAGCTTGGCCTTCTTCACAGGTCAGCTGGTAGTGTATGCAGACAGGTGGGATTAGTATTAGGGTCTGTGCGTTTGAAGGAGCAAACACTTCTTTCCATCTAATTTAGaggcttcttggggcgcctgggtggcgcagtcggttaagcgtccgacttcagccaggtcacgatctcgcggtccgtgagttcgagccccgcgtcgggctctgggctgatggctcagtgcctggagcctgtttccgactctgtgtctccctctctctctgcccctcccccgttcatgctctgtctctctctgtcccaaaaataaataaacgttggaaaaaaaaaatgtttaaaaaaataataataatttagagGCTTCTTTCACTAGATAAAGATCTTCTGCTGGGTTTCAGGGATGGTGGCCTTGCCTCTGGGATCATAGTTGAGTGGGGTTGGAGCCGTGTGATACCACAGCTCCTGCATCTGTAGAGGGGCCTGTGGTTGGAAATCCTATTAATAGGGAAAAGGACCTTATCTGGGTCCTGGGAAGACAGGACTGCCTCCAGGACCTTGGTCAGGGCTGGCACAGGGTCTTCAGGGTCCACAGGTGGCAGTGgtggggttttggagtggtggggggTCCGGAGCCTAtttccaagaaagaattcttgagacatcttggtgcaaaaaaaaagtggttttcttaaagcacagggacaggatccataggcagaaagagctgcactggggttgtgaagagtggcaggttatatactgtggagttgggggaggtaaaggcaaaaggagGGCCTCCTGAAGGACTTTTGCGTGTTAAAGAGGACTCACAAGATGCCAGGGgtcttgctattgtcaagctaaggttgttttccctctagtaatgcgttaacattaagacagtaggaaGTTGCTGGAGAactgttatactctgtatttgcctcaagcaTTTGTTACCTGGCTGCTGGttagaaagaaatttaattttacctgtcatctccttcttgcctttgttccccctaTCActttggaggggagggtgatatcAGGGCTCTAGGAAACTGAGTacacaggtttctggagattaggctattgataagattgcctttttcttgtaacttactaagacatttgtaaactaaTGGAGATTCCTGTCCTGTTTGACTGTGATCTGTATCAGTTAACCATTcgtcttctttcctttcctttgttcttgggcagccaggagcgCCTGTggaatatcacacacatcccacctcgggatggggggagggcagggttgggggggggggtgttgtgctagcttgtgcttgaccctcagcttgccttatggtccctcattAGCTCGGCTGTTTTCCCAGTTGTGTGGAAAGGTACGGCTCTCTCACTAGCCATGTGTGAATAGCTCCACAACGCAGCTCAGAGGAGCTGCAGCCATGTCATAGAGCTGCCTTAGGTTCCACATCCATGACCGAGTCCTGTAGGCCTGCTTCAGTGGGCACTGATGGATGGGGCTCCCCCTCGGTCCCTCTGTGGGCATGATTCTTCCCACATCATGTCTCAGAGTCTGGACCTGGGTTGTGGGCTGCTTCAAAATCTACAGGGACACAGATGGACACCAATCCTTCTGGATTCCTCTGTGGGAAGACCACAGCTGAGAGAGACTAGAGCTGGGTCATAGGCTGGCTGTTCAAGGTCTGCCTCTCAGCGAGGTCAGCAGGCCTGTTACCTGAGGCATGGGTGGATGTGTCTCCTTCCAGGGCCTGAGGGATTTTGCCGGTGCCATGGCCAAATGGGGCTGTAGCCAAGTCCACATGGGGTTATGGCTGTTTCCAGGTGTGTACCTGGGACCACGGTCAGTGAGCTAACCACCCGGGCACAGGTCTACTTTTTCAAAATGCCCCTTTGCATTCTCAGGCTCTTCTGGGATTTTGCTGAAACTCccacaaatgggggggggggtctctaaaatttggaaaaggcaagggaacaAACTTTCTCAAGCACCTCCAGAGAGAAAGCAGCCCTGCTGAtgcattttagacttctgacctccagaaacataaaataataaatgtgtgtcattttaagccactcagCTTAATGGCAACATGTTACAGcttcaaaaggaaattaatacacCTCTCTTCCAAAATCTGCCCACTTTATTGCCACTGGCTAGGTCACAGCCTCATCATTCATCATCTCTCCCTTCGACCACTTCAACCATCTCCTAactgtcccctctgcctccacTTTCTCCCCCTCAGAGTAATCCTAAGATCCTCATGCTACACCTGTGTTTACGCATGGCGCCAGTGCTCCATTGCTTTCAAATCCTTAATATATCAAAGTAGACTCTCAATAGTCTGTCCTCCGTCTACATATCTAGACTTATTTCCAGTAACTCAGTCATCAGTTCCGTATACCCTCCTGAAACACCTCGGTCTTGAATTTCTCCACGTTAATGTGTATGTGGTTCCTTTCTCCTCTAGTTCCCACTCTCCTCTCTACTTCCTACCCAACCCATTCTCCAGTTAAGCTTCTAGTGATCATTTGGTGCTCAGTGCTCAGTGTATTCTCCCACAAGAAGTTTTTGGTGAATCccaagtgttggtgatgatgcGGAAAATGTGGATCATCACTCATTTCTTGGGGGAATGCAAAGTAGCGAAGCCACTTTGAAAAAGCAGTTTAGCAGATTCTtacaaatgaaatgcaaatttacCGTGTGACTCAGTAATTACACCATGAGTTGTctaccccaaagaaatgaaaacacatgtcaaCACAGAGACACACATGCAAAAGTTCACCCATCATAACCCCAAACTGGAATATCCAAGTGTCTACCAACTCTGGATAAATAGGgctacatttatttatacatgtgaGTATTATTCTgcaaacataagaaacaaaatgCTGATGTgtgttttctacatagataacCCTCAAAAAtcgttatgccaagtgaaagaagccagaatcaaaagaccacatattatatgattccatttacataaaatatctagaaaaggccaatttatagagacaggaagcagataAGGCATTGCCTAGGACTAGGTGGGAGTGGACATTAACTGCAAATGGAGACAAGGGAACATTTTGGAGTgttagaaatgttctaaaactgcattgtggtgatggttgcataactctGTTTACTAAAATTATTGAATTTACATTTTGAATGGGTGAATTTAAtggtatgcaaattatacctcaatttcattaaataaattaaaaaaaattttttaacatttattcattttttgagagacagagcacaaggtgggagggggggagagagagagagagagagagagagagagagagagagagaatccgaagcagactccaggccccaagatgttcagcacagagcctaacgtgggacttgaactcatgagccatgagatcatgacttttgccaaagttggacgcttaacctactgagccacccaggcacccctcatgaaataaattttaaaatattttctctggaaTTACTCAAGATGACTTGAAAACTTTTTACCTTTCCTTTCAATAGGTTCTTTTATACACCAACATTATTATGCTCACCACTCCGTATTACAATCATGTTTACCTCTTTGGTCCCCTCCTCAATTTGTAGAGACAAATTACAAATTAGACAATAATTACACACTGCTAGAAACTTAATGGAATCAAAGTGAATTGAAGCCACCCCAttattattgaaaaattattatttttttcagtaatttcaaGATCtaactatatatgtatgtatatatatctatattgatatagatatagatatatctccaATACTTGTTTTTTGCTCAGTTTGGTTTTGTCCCAAAACCAAAAATTCCAACTATGATATTGTTTTAATTCCCTTCACAGTCTTCACCACCTGACTTCATTAGGGGTCCTCAGAAACAGACACTGAGCCAATGATTCATGTGCAAGTGCTTTACTGGGAGAAGTAAGGAACAAGGACATGGGTTAGAGACAGGAGAAGTGATACAGGGAACAAAATATATCCAATAAAGCATACCATAAGTCAGCTCCCACAACAAGTGAGCAGAGTTTTCATCCTGTGGGAAAATACTGGAAATTGGcacaaaatggaaatatgagAATTATCACAGCTAAGGAGTAAAGAAGATGGTATGCCTCACACCTCTCCATCAAGATCTGTCCATGCTGGGGCATACTTCCCTGTTACTTCTACCCTCATGCACCTGTTGCTGAACATTGGCAGTCATAACATTGTTATGCGGCGGAGAAAGTAAAAGGATCCCGGGGAACGAAGGAGAAATGCTGGTATCTTCTACTACTCCATTCTTCACTGCAGACTCATTTctatcaaaattctttttaacaagtGAAGTGAGTTCTGAATACAATTCACAAGTGTGTAACTACAACTCCTGATAATACCTACTATGAATACTCTCCCCCCAGAATAGTCTTAGTCTATTGTAATCATTATTACATGTTTTAGGATCTTGGGGGCATATCTTAAAACCACAATAATGGGGAAATAAAGGTCCAATAGAACATGAAATGGGCagagaacaagaagaaaggaaggaaagaaggcagaagaaagacaaatatgaggCAATATCTCAGTGATTTCCTATGCAATTACCTACAAACCTGAACAAATGAGGTTTCAAATCAAGATCCCTACTCTTAAAGTTGAAAATCCACATCAGTGTTTTCAGGAACACTAAGATAGCAAACTTAGGAGCATGGGATCATATTCAGGTTTCCATGTTGGGATCCATCCCAATCTCaatctttttgaaaaagagggaaaatatctTAAGTAAATGTCAAATACATAAATTTACAGATGTAGATCAACAAGCACAGTCTTGATATGGCAAGCACTTTGGTTATGACTATTGTATGGTTTCCATTCTGTTTCCCCCAGGGAGAAACAAACTTACAACCAAATTAAGGTGAAGGATGTCAGCATTTGAGAAGACAGTTTTGGGAGGAAACCATGCAGGCACTTGCTATTAGTGCTTCACATCAAGTATTAAAAATCTCAGGAATGACTGTAGGAAAGCTAACCAAAGATAGAATGTTATGCGCTGCAAACAGGGAAGACAAACGAAAAAAGGAATTACTGAAGAGATTATTGAGGAGAAACTAATACAAAACCAAAGCCAAATGAAGGCAAAGTCATGGGGATTTTGAGAATAGAAGAAGTGAGGCATGTCTTTTAGgggaggaagaaaaccaagagatTTATATGCACAATTATTTGCCTTTTGGAGCTCACAATGTCTACTTGGTTCTGAGGCCAGTGGCCCATCATGGACAAAGGGCTCCACGACTATGGAGTCTTCTCAGGGCCCCCTTCACATCCTTGTTCCTGAGGCTGTAGatgaaggggttcagcatgggggTGACCACAGTATACATCACTGAGGCAATTGGGATTCTCTGGGAAGAATGAATCCCAGCAGGACTGAGATAGAGCCCCAAGCTTGCCCCGTAGTACAAGGAGACCACAGAGAGATGTGAGCCACAGGTtgaaaatgctttatattttcctGCTGCAGAGGACATTCTCATTAAAGAGGAGACGATCAGAGAGTAGGAAAAGAAGATCCCAGTCAGAGGAAACACACCCAGTATGGCAGTCGACACATACAAGAAGATATTATTGATACGAGTGTCAGAGCAGGCTACCTGGAGAATCTGAACCACTTCACAGAAGAAATGTGGAATTTCCGCACCTGTACAGAAGGTCAGCCGCCTCACCAGTAGGACATGAATCAGGGAGACCCAGAAAATGATGAGCCAACACACCAGAACCAGCAGGCCACAGAGTCGTGGGTTCATGATGACTGTGTAGTGCAGGGGGTGGCAGATGGCCACAAACCGGTCATAGGCCATCACGGTCAGGAGGAAACCATCCATTCcagcaaaaatcataaaaaagtaCAGCTGAGTGAGGCATCCAGGGTAGGAGATGTCTTTGCTCTGTGCCTGGATGTTTACCAGCATCTTCGGGACAGTGGTGGAAATGAAACAGATGTCAACAGAGGACAGGTtagagaggaagaagtacatgggggtgtggaggttGGAATCAGAGAGGATGGCCAGGATGATGAGCAGGTTTCCTAGCACAGTGACTAGGTACATGAACAGAAACAAGCCAAAGAGGAGGGGCTGCAGTTCTGGGTCATCTGAGAGGCCCCGAAGGAAGAATTCTGATACTCTGGTATGGTTTCCTGCTTCCATGTGTCTGATGTGTCTCCTAGAGAAGGagtgaaaagaaatatttagtgCCTAGACAACTGGGACATCAGCCAGTCATTACCTTTATAAtaccatctttaaaatttttttaatgtttatttatttttgaaggagaaagagagcatgagcaggggaggggcaaagtgagagggagacacagaatccgaagcaggccccaggctctgagctgtcagcacagagcccaacgcagagcttgaactcatgaactgtgagatcgtgacctgagccaaagtcaaatgccgACTcagtaaccgactgagccacccaggcacccttctaatACCACGTTTAGGTGGACATCCTTCACCCTCCATTAGTTCTTCCAAAGGTAAGATTCACTCAGTCAAATGGTAGCTCATTTTCAATCTAAATGTTCTTaggtatccttttaaaaatttagcagACATCTCTTTTTATCTCCTATTCACTGGTCTAATTCTATTTGAAGCCATGTACATAAACCAATTTCTTCTATGATATGACCATTCAAAATAACTGAAGACATTGAATGTCTTTCTTTGATAATCTCCACTATTCAAAGACCTGTATACTAGTTACTCAATGTGTATTCCTCAAGTCAAATAGCCTTAATTTTATGCTTCATATCAATGTGACATAActattgtcttattatttttcattctaaatatGTGGTTATGGCTATTAACTTCTTTGAGGATTCAAAGGCTCGTGTGCAGTAAATAAATGATAGTTTTTTGGTCAATAaatgatagctttttaaaatcaacCTATTCCTTTTTACTTTTGATACACAACTCTCCCAAAAGACAGCATACAGCTGTGGTTTAGAACATAGGATCTGAGTCAGACTTGCTGGAATAGAAATTTGGTCTACCAACTTACTCTCTGTGTGACCCTGAGAAAGTTAATCTCTCATAGCTGCAGATAGTACACCCCTACAATGGAAGTGGCAAGCGTTCCCTACACCATAAGCCTGGTGAGTGaagtaaatgagatgatgcacGTAATGTTTCTACTGTGATTCTTGTGACATTCTGTGGATACTTGACAAATGTGAGATTCTGTCCTTACCATCACTATGGTCTGTCTGTCTTATATGGCTATTGCTTATCAATATTAAACTGAGAGAGCCATCAGAGATGGAACTCTGATCATTATAAACACAGCAGGCCTGGTAGCTCTTTTGAACACCATCAAGTACTTCTAATTAATGAAGATCCTATGCCTCCCTCTTTCAAATACCATCTGCCAAGTGGACTCATCCAAGAACAGGGAAGAGCAGGTGGActacatagattttttaaaaaggtgaaacaaaagcacacacacattaAAGCAAAACACGAAACTTGTATGGGAGCGTGTGCCCATGTGCACTCACTCTAGAGCAGGGGTGTGTTATATTAAAACTTAGCACTTTAGTTGCGGAAAAATAATCAATAGATTTCatcaaaaatatgcaaaaattggggcacctgggtggctcagtcagttaggcatccgactcttggtttcagcttaggtcatgatctcccagtcacaggatcaagccccacatagggctccatgccACCCTGGGCctggagcatgcttgagattctctctctctctctctctctctctctctctctctctctctctctctccctccctccctccctccctccccagcttatgcatgctctctctccctctctctcaaaaaaaattaaaagattaaaaaatatttttaaccctTTCACAGCCAGCGCCGAGAGCTATGGGCATCTCGGGACAACTGGCACAAGCACCGCAAGACCGGGGGCAAGAGAAAGCCCTATCACAAGAGCGGAAGTAGGAGCTGGGACGCCCCGCTGCCGACACTGAGATTGGCCCCCGCCGTGTACCTGCAGTTCGAATTCGGGGAGGCAGTAAGGTGTCTTGAGGCTGGACGTGGGCAACTTCTCCTGGGGCTCTGAGTGTTGTACGCGCAAAACAAAGATTATTGATGTTGTCTACAATGCATCCAACAACGAACTGGTCCGCACCAAGGCCTTGGTGAAGAAACGTATTGTGCTCATTGATAGCACACAGTACCGGCAGTGGTACGGGTCTCACTATGCACTGCCCCCGGGCCACAAGAAGGGGGCCAAGCCGACTCCCGAGGAGGAggagattttaaacaaaaaacgatcaaagaaaattcagaagaaatatgatgaaaggaaaaagaatgccaAATTAGCAGTCTTCTGGAGGAGCGGTTCCAGCAGGGCAAGCGTCTTGCATGCATCGCTTCAAGACCAGGCCAGTGTGGCCAAGCAGATGGCTATGTGCTGGAGGGCAAGGAGCTAGAGTTCTATCTGAGGAAAATCAAAGCCCGGAAAGGCAAATAAATCTTCCTCCTTCCTATCTTTGGTCATGTAATAAAGGTGTTTATTAtgccctgtaaaaaaaaaagaaaaaagtatggggcgcctgggtggctcagtcagttgagcaaccgactagggctcaggtcatgatctcacggtttgtgagttcgaggtccgcgtcgggctctgtgctgacatctcagagcctggagcctgcttctgattctgtgtctccctctctctctgtccctcccctgctcatgctctgtctctgtctcagaaataaataaacataaaaaaatttttttaagtgtatatatatagatattcatatataaacttatatatatccatagaagttaaaaaatgtgtgtgtgtgtgtatatatatatatatatatatatatatatatatatgggtggctcagtcggttaagcatctcacttctgctgaggtcatgatctcaggttagtgggttccagctccaggtcgggctctgtgctgacagctcagagcctggagcctgtttcagattctgtgtgtgtgtgtgtctctctctgcccctcccctgctcatgttctctctctctctctctctctctctctctctctctctctctctttccctctctctctcaaaaataaataaacattaaacaaatttttttaacttaaaagccaaaggggtgcctgggtggctccgtcagttagttgagtgtccgactttggctcaggtcatgatctcacagttggtgggttcaagacccacattgggctttacacggacagcacagagcatgctttggattctctgtctctctctctctctctctctctctctctctctctctgtgctcctcccctgctcattctttctcaaaaataaacaaacattaaaaaaaacttaaaaggcaaaaaatttaaaaggcaaagttAACATGACAGTAAATGTTTACTTTATGCATGATTGAAAGAGGCCCTTGTTATTACTAATGCCTAGAGAGTGCAATTAATTAAAGAGAGAAACAATTATTGAGGACCAATTTTGTCTGAGGAGTTGCATAGAAAAGTCTTTTCTGAAATTGTATTCTTGAACTGCAAGAGTAAGGATGGGCAATTGTTCATCAAGGGAAATAAGGAAAGGGCACTCATTTGGAGTGGAGAGAACAGAATGTGCACTTTCCTCATGGTTGGATGAGCTTAGTAATGGAACATTTTTGAGAGGCCAGTGAGAAGGAGAGCAGACAGTGAGGTTCAGGACAGACAGCACGTGAGGAGCACAAGTGGAGCATCCTATACTATGCCTAAATGTGCCTCTCATGTTggtgattttatgtttatttgtgggTCAGAGGTCATGACTATTTTTGCTCTCCATTGTCTTTCTAGAGATATACTTGGTGCCTACACTTACTAGGTGTCAACACATGAAATGTTAGATGTATAATAATGACTGAAACCAAAAGTGTCCACTAAAACACTACAAAGGAATCTTTAAGCTCAACATATGATTAAatgtagaccaaaaaaaaaaaaaatagaataataaggTTAAATACAACACAGTCATACCTCTTTAAAAAGAGTAATATATCATAAACAAGTAACACAAGTATTTCAGGAATGGAAAGTTCCTTAATGCTAGGGTGTTTGCTAAAAGTATGCAtctcaaaaatagagaaatgaagagGAATCATAACCATAATCACAATGGAAAAAGTATTTGAGAAAATGTAACAGCCATTACTGTGGTTAGCTGCCTGGAAAAAGCCTCTTGCCACATGAAGAAACTTTGGTCAATTTCTTAACCGGATAAAGAATAGTTGTTTAAAATTGCAACCAACAGGGTATTCTACATTAAGACACTAAATTATTTCTGTTAAATTTGTGAGCAAGCCAAGACAGTTTACTCCGACTTCAATCAGTCAATATTCTCttgaatatttatatagattAGTAAGAAAGTTGGGGAATGGATATTAGCCTGAATACCGAATGCCagaaataattacattatttgtAGGTATATTGTGGACactaaaggaaaacaacaacaacacagaactAGTCAGTGCTATCAGTAAGTCAAATCTGCCAGGAAAAACAgggaatataatagaaaaatccAATCACTTGAGGGACAAAGAAGGCAAATCATGCATAACACACATCGAATGAGTGGGTAATGAATAAATGATGGGACAGGAAATCAGACAGGAACCTAGAATTCATGGGAAAGAATAGAGAAGAGGAGACTCACTGGAAAATAACTCCTATTGGAGAGAGGCTCTAGTTTCTGGAAGAGTGAAGGAAGCATAGCAAGAGCTGGAAAGACTGGTTTAAGTAGCAAGTAAATCACCTTCAAATTACAGAGGCTTCAGCTTTGTTATGGGATTGTTCCAGTCCCATTATTCTAGAGGTAAACCCAATACTCACTTTCTCATCCCTTTTCCTCATACTCCTCCAGCCCTTACTGGGAAACAGTGATCTTACCCTCTCTGATTGTTACCACTGAAGCTTTCTTTTCTTGCAGTTTGTCCCAGAAGAGCCCATTTGGGTTTTCCTCTAGGCTGCCATCAGAGAATTATAGGAAAGGGGCAACAGGACATGTTATTATCGTCTCAGTGTCTGAATTCTCAAAGGTCCTCACTGAGTAAATTGCTCTACTGACTTTCCTCTTTCCAAACAATTCAGGTCCCTTgggatacagagatgaaagaatggaaaatttcCAGACAGTCATGTCTATGTAGGCAACAGGGGGCCAAGATGAaggtattttctcaaaaaaagaaatttcttctttctatGGTTTgacttaaaatgagaaaatatctccTAAGAAACATTTAATTCCTACAAGAACGAAAACCAGGAATCACCTTTATAGGATG
It includes:
- the LOC101099693 gene encoding olfactory receptor 7D4-like encodes the protein MEAGNHTRVSEFFLRGLSDDPELQPLLFGLFLFMYLVTVLGNLLIILAILSDSNLHTPMYFFLSNLSSVDICFISTTVPKMLVNIQAQSKDISYPGCLTQLYFFMIFAGMDGFLLTVMAYDRFVAICHPLHYTVIMNPRLCGLLVLVCWLIIFWVSLIHVLLVRRLTFCTGAEIPHFFCEVVQILQVACSDTRINNIFLYVSTAILGVFPLTGIFFSYSLIVSSLMRMSSAAGKYKAFSTCGSHLSVVSLYYGASLGLYLSPAGIHSSQRIPIASVMYTVVTPMLNPFIYSLRNKDVKGALRRLHSRGALCP